GCAGATGTGCAGACTTTACAGGCCTCAGTCATGTCATTTAAGGCCCGTTAGAACTCCACCAGTCAGGATCACAGTGAAATCAGCCTggagacatttttaatgttagAGAGCTGATGGGACCTTTAATCATTAGTCATGTAAGGCTAGATTTATTGAAGTGTCATTTAGGATGGTTGGAATGATTCCTGACTCGCACGGTGTCAGATgagttttaagtcagtaattttccctctaaaataaataaaactctcaGACTGAGTCCTGGCAGCCCTTAACATCCCCAATACTGAGACCTTGACAAACTGACTggttcatatttattttcttcttcacgGTGACTCTGAGAGTGTAATGAGGAACCAACATGCAGTGATTTAATGCAACAGAAATGCATTCATCAATCTGCAACTTCTTCTGTTGTTgtcctttaaacattttatgataACAAATATGAATCTGAAGACTTCAGCTGAGGTGAAATGatgtaaaaacacttttcttaatCTAAAATAATGTTTGGCTCAAAACTCCTGTGAAGCTCTAAAGGTAAGAAGAAAAGTTCTCAGCAGCTCTCAGAAGGATCTGTCATCACTTCCTGGATCAGAACTGACCCAActtggtgatgatgatgatgatgatgaggatgatgatgatgaagcagcttgataggtttattttgtcataacctgcaaagaatcagccagagacagagattaggtttcttttgatttcttttctgcagaataggagaattgagaacagacgtgacgaatcgctgtcaaacactgtctggactcaattctgccagatctttctttgcatttctctatattgtatagaaaaaggaggtcgggcttcttcacacagtcacacagagaattgaccaaccgtctttacattctggaacctcctatggacatgcccttataagggcatgtggctgaccacaactaatcagttacagatggaactaataacacatgaatgtttaacgtttttagcttccaagcaaacatcctaaacaaagttaataatatactacaaaagaaagaaaagttaagtaaatatataaaaagaagaataatatgagagtaataatatgaaaagaataatatgaaaagaataatatgaaaacataacttgtaaaataaactcatgagtaaatgaacaggaggataatttttctaacacagCTTCTTGTTATAAAATGTGGCAGCTTCATACACTCAGTGccagaacacacacacccctccaaACATAATCCTGTCACACTGTTGCTAGGTAAAATAGTTACCCTATTACTAATAATAACTCTAATAGGAATGATAATTATGATGTATTAATCAATCGTCGTCACATTTAGTAACAACTCAGTTAGAAATGGTAAGAACACTTTGCTTTCCCTTGTACTGAATTGAACCAATCACTGAAGGCTAGTGCAGCGTTTTAACaacctttcagaataaaagcgcTCTTATCTTGTAGAGATTCGGACTGTTTGCCAACGTGGCCAACTGTTTGAGAGGAAACCAGCATGATGTTGAGCAGATGTGTTAATGTTCACTGATGCATGTCAGTggacttgtttttgttctctccGGATTATTGAGTCTCTGATCAGAATCTGAGTGAAGCAGTTAAATCATTACTGTCAGGAACAAAGAGGCTGCTAATCAAACAAGGTTTTAAGGCCCCGCCCTCTTTTCAGAATCTGTCACAGGCTgacaagagaaaagaaaatcctgttAGAAGATTTTAGACTGTTGTAATAACTGGAGCAGTCTgagattttctgtctttgattaAGTTAAATTCATCTTCCTGCAGACAGGATTCAGTCTTACTTTAGTGACTGATTTATTTGGTCTGGACGGTATGGAGGTCTTGTGGATTTGAGACAAGTAGCAGCAAATGTTAAACCGTTACTGATTTAATGAAGGAATGAAATGAGAAATGATTGATGTCCTGaaacataaatgtgtaaaaagctcATTGTCAcagtttgtactttttaaagGCCTCCCACTGAACCAAGGACAAGGCTCTGAATAAAGTGTGAGGACTGAGAAACAGTGAAACAGTTAGTTCAGATTTTTAGCTTGTCCAGATGTGTCCTCTTGGGTCTGTGGACAGAGGTGTTATAGACACACTGAAATGCTGTAAAGGGCTTTAACAAAAGGCTGAAGCAATAAGTTTACAGTGGAAAGTGGAGACTGCCAAGTCTTGGAGTGTGTTTGCCAGAGCAGCAACGGTTGGGTCAAGATTGTGAAGTTTGCTTCCAGATCCTGGCTTCCTTCCATCTTAGTTCTGCTGCAGGCCGACCACGAGCAGAACATAATCTCCTCTTTAAATGATTCTTCTCTTTATCCGACTGCAGCTCAGCGTTCCCTCACGTTAGTCTGTGCCCTGATGGATTGATCTGTTTATTATATTCCTCATTGATTTAATGATTGTCAGGTTTCTGTGGTCGTTGCTGGAGATCTCAGGGTCCCTGAAACGTCTTAATATCACTTGGACCTTCTCTGAAGCTCACAGTAGAAAATTAATTCTCTATAATGATGAGTTGGTGAAGAAAAGACTGAAGATGAAAACGTGTTGCTCACACAGAAGCTCCTCTGTGGTTCCTGTCTGCTCTAACATGCTTTATGAGCCTCCAGCCATGTAGAGGCCTGTGTTTTCAGTTGGAGCTGCTTCAGGCAGCTTTGTGTCAAGTTACTCCTGCCAGAAAACAATTACCTCAGCTGGACCTGACGGAAATAGACATGACACAGTGTTGATTTATCATTGTAGAGTAGTGAGCTGCAGATGATGGAGGAAGACCATTGTTGTTCATGATGCTGAACTGGACTAAAGTTAATTAGCAATGTTTTCACTCTGAAGAAGAGGCTGTGGTTCAGTGGACCCTGCCCAGAACCAAACGACCTTAGCCGTCTACAATAGCTTACAGGCAATGATGCCAGCAACCGTAACTGGGAATAAAAACAGCCAGAGAAATGAACTGTGCACCAGAGGGTTGCTGAGGTTTTAGTGGAACCACAGTATATCCCTTCTGAATGTTGACTATAGTTTACTACTCTATAGCGAAGGCAAACAAGGCAAAATCACACAGttaaagatggaggaagagttTCCAAGGTTTGGTGCTGCAAAGCGAAGACGAGGGACGGCTGTGAGGAGCCGTGGGAAAATTGTTTGTTCTGCTGAGTTACAGCAAGATGCTGATGTTACTGAAGGGAAAACAATCTTTACCTTTGACCCAATCATCTGATGATCATGTAGCTCTGTACAGAGGAGGTTCAGGAGACACATTGTTAGTCTGGCTGTCAAATCACTGGATCATTagaaactttaataaatttGACCTCTGGGTTGAAAACTAAActagtttcagttttgtttcacaGTTTGGTCTTCTCTCTCAAGAGCAACAAGATCTGTTGAATTGACTTTTAGTCCATGTTAGTTGTCCAGTTTCTGTAATAAATGAATCAAAGCACCTTAATTATATTCTAATGCAATCATCTCTTCTTGATGTTGTTCCTTCAAAGCTTCCTGGAGTACAAAGCTCTGCACATGCTGATTGGTCTGCTGACTGATCAGCCTGAAGAGGTCCTGGTCAATGTAGTGGGAGCTCTGGGACAGTTTGCTCAGATCCAAGCTAACAAGGCCGCCATCTGCAACGGTGGGGGCATAAGGGCTCTCATTAATCTGCTCAATGGAACAAACCAGGTATATAACTTTGGTTCTTCTGCAGTTCTTGTTCAAAATAACTCCTTTATTGATCCAACATCTGCTCTGTGTCACTTAACCAGGCTCTGCTTGTAAATGTAGCAAAGGCTGTGGGAGCTTGTGCCACAGAAAGGGACAACGTGGCGTAagtttatttcttccttttcaaTGTTTCATGCTCTGTTTATATTTACAGTAGGTCCATGAGGCGCCTGTTAAAATGTGATTAGTGGCTTATTTCCCATAATCAGTGAATCAGCCCAAACTCACTCCTGGCTGTTTATTGATGTCATGTGTTTTTACAAGGAAATGAGACCAATTGTAGGATGTAAACACAGCCTCATTAACCTGTCCTGGGCTGCTGCTCAGAGAGATTCCTGTAGTTTTCATTGGGAGCTGTGCAGGTAGGCGTCTCTTTCATCCTTAGCCCAATGACCgattttaaaagctttgtttATTGTAGCTGCTGTGTTAAATATGGTTGTGGTTTCATTCTCAGTGTTTTACTATAGCCATGCGGTCGCTGAGCTGCTCAGACTAACGTGCCTAAAGCCCTGCCCCGTCCAAAACTCCACGGCTGGAAAACCCAGAGAAGCAGAGTCTAGAGCGGTGGCTTTCTCTCTGCATTTAACCTCAAGCATCATGGAGCTTCCATCTGCACCTCATTGCTTTTATAAACCTGTTCCAGACTATAAGAGCCGTCTTAATTATCACTGGGCAGAAATATCACTGAACCTGTGAGTTTATGGTGTTAGTTAACTGCTTCTGTTAGActgggaaacaaacaaaccctgGGCTGGATAAAAATGAAGCCTGTCTAAATAAAGCTGCTGACTGTGGTAAACTTGACACAACCAGACGTCTGTTACATCAGATCATCATGTTCTCCTTGTTCTCTCTCACTCTCCATTTTTACAGCAGATCTTCCAGTCTGTCAGCCTCCATCTGTCAACAGAGCTCTGATTCAAACAACCTTTGACTGGATGTTGGGCCCCATGGCTTGTTTCCACGCATGTTGAGTCATTTGCAGAGAAATTAGCACAACTCACAGTAGATATTTATTCCAAACCAGAACTGACAGCAATGTTTGTCAGACTACCAGTTTTAGATGATTTATTGCTGATGATGTGTGATAAAACCCAACCAGCTGCATCATGTTTGTCCCTGCTGGACATCATTTTACCAACAAAGTTTCTGTTATCAGATCAGACCTTCTGCTGGTCACCACAGTTCTTCTCTCATCATGATCCTGAATCAGGTCGTCCAGAGCTCATGAGAGCTGCATGATCACTTCCCAGTTTCCCATCAGATcctcctgtttgttttcattcttcacCAGTAGGCAGCGTGTGGTTAATGACATCACACTTCCTCCAATGAGTCCAGTGGAAGAACAAGAGTGAAGACGGATTTTTAATGCCTTCAAGGTCTGTGGTCTCCCCTCTAATCCGTCACTGTCAGCTGCAGCTTCATTGTAATCTGTTTCCTAGCTGCACCATGGGAAGATGGAGCCGTTTTGGAGGATGATATGaagcttcacttcaggttttggTCCTGGACTGAAGAGGCCCTGCAGACTGGAGTCTGATGTTCTGATCCCTCTGGACTGATTTCTGTGCAGAAGGAAGACAGATGGAGCAGAGGACGTCCCTGATGAGCGTCCGCTCATTGGAGTCATGAAGACACTGTGATTAGGGAGTGTTTAGGTCATTATGACAGCGTCAGTGTGGGCTTTGTTAGTTGAAGCACACATGGGGAACACGTTCCATGTTTTTATAGCAGACAATGGAGGGTCTGTGGTGGAAATCTTTGACCTCTCAGAGGCAACTCCAGTTTGAAACCAGTCATGTAAATGAGATGAAATCGAACTGCTGCTTCAGAAAACTTCACTTAGACTTTCTGAAATACGGAGTCACCTgtctctggttctgtttgtcttGGGAAGGAGTCAAACAGAACTCCTTTCCAAGTCAGGAAAGGAGTTTCCCATGTTAGCCAAAACATGAAGTCAAAGTTTGTCAGCATCTATTTATAAATCCATGTAGGAAGAACTAGATCCAGATGTGTGctggttgacctctgacctgagcttttctgagatttttgtggaaaatgagTTGAGAGTGGGTGGTACACAGACCCTGCAAAAGACCTAAGTGTGAATAAAAAGTGCTGAAATCAATTTCTGCTTCCATGCTGTTTAGTTATAGTCATTGTTAAATCTGCTTCTGGTCGGCCTGATGGAGCCAAATCTTCACGTTGATTTGATTCTACAATGAAACGATTCTCTGTGTTTCCCTCAGAATCATTGACCAGCTTGATGGAGTCCGCCTGGTTTGGTCACTACTAAAGAATCCCAATGCAGAAGTTCAGGCTAGTGCTGCATGGGCCATTTGTCCGTGCAAAGGTAAAGTAAAGATTCAATGTTTTAGTTCTGGGAGACATAAAGTTCATCAGTGTTCCTCAGAGCAGAGTGTTTGCCTcttaaacacacatttatcaATCATagattttcacattaaaaggtTGTCTCAGTCAGAAGGCAGAAGCTTGTTTCTGTCACCCAGTTTGTCTCtcaagctgctgcttctgctgggAGGTCAGCAGAGGCAGAGCTGTGTCAGCAGAGGCTTACATGAACCCTGGGCTAATATGAAGCAGAGGAGCTTCCTTGGCACACTGGGATTGATGAAGTGAGGAACAGACTGAGAGAAAGATTGTAATATCCTGTGGGTCTGATTTCCTTCCTGAAAATCTTCCCTCAACATGCTGAGAGATGGTGGACCATGCAGCCTCTGTGAAGCCACTTCtccaataaaaacactttgaaactgGAACAACTACATGACCATAAATACTGCTTATATCATTTTAGCTGCTACTATGTTTACGTCAACATTAAGAGCTTTTGTTGGTCGATTTTCTGTCATGAAAACAGAAGATCTTACCTGCATTTAGACATCACTATAACTGACATTAACGCTGCATGTTATAATACATCTGTGTCTACAATATAAACTCCAAACCATCTGCTGGAACATAATTTGTCAGACATTAGCTCAGTTTATATGGAGCTGTTTTGTTACATCAGAAgtgaaatcataaaaaattttAAGACATTCAATCAGAACAGACCGATCTGACCCCGCTCAGTCAGTATCAATAATCATAAATACATTAGCAGGATTATGGTTTTACTCTTCTCTTCTCAACAACAGGTGTTATTTAGACATCTGCATTCCAGTTTTGATGGAGCTTCACAAAGGCAGTTTCTTGGTGTTTTTATGGGACGGGGCAGTGATGAGCTGAACCCGATTCAACTGCTTTACTGCCGTCTTTGTTTggatgaaaacccaaaatgtttgagTTGGCAGATCGGTTGTAAATTTATGACAGAACAGTGGTATAAATGCAGTGGTGTTGCTGCTCTGCAGACTCAGATATCTACAGGAGCTACACTAACTGTCTGTAGGTTATTAACTGGAACtgattttattcagtaaaatgaGCCAAACTACAGAGCAGCAGGTCCTTCCAATCAAGTAAACGGACCCCTCTCAGTTCCACATGATGAGGTGTGTCATTAATCTGCCTGGTTGTAGAAGCACATTTAGatgattggttgatttttcCTTTGCATGTGAGCAGTGAAAGTCCTAGAAGTCTGATTGGTCCAGAGAAGAGCCTCAGAGCGTTCTTCTGAGCTCAGCTTCATATCAAACACAACAGATAATGtgttttctatttcatttcatCCTGAGGGGGAGGTTAGTAACAAATGTATTTCCAAGTGCAGCCTCTTAATGCAGCAGCCTTAAGAACTGGGGGCCCGTCTGGGGCATGAAAGGAATTCTGGGTAGTCTGTGGCAGCTGGTGGCTTGAGAGAGCTTCCTCTGTCACAGGGACTCCCAGCCAGCCATCATCAGTATTCCTGAGGAAAAGCTTCCTGTGTGTCGGGGGCTCTGTGGCCCTGGCAGCTCCCTCACTGGCCTGCACTGTGCACACGCCTCATCCTCTGGCATGGAATCACAGGGCCCATACACTGCACTGACTCCTGATCCCAGCTCTGAGCTCCCTGCTGGAGGGGAGAACACTAAAGTACATCCAGTGCTTGATTTTACcagaaaaactaagaaaatcAATTGATTTTTCTGGTTCCTACAGAACCATGTATCAGCTCCTGACATGTGGATGATGTTGAAACAGACTGAGCTGCAGCAGACTTAGTGATTTTCATCCAGTTGCCCATAATTATTGCATTGAACGAAATTTCAGCTGCATTTTCAAAGTCCTGAATTTTACACACTGAGCcacattcatgttttattctgtggCAATGATATGGTACATTGGCTTTTTAAATAGTGGCCCGATGCTGATATGACAGAGTATTAGAGCCATACTAGggaaaaatcaaataaaaatacaaaacagtcACTTTGAAAATAGTCACAATATTAAAGTACATCTTTCACTTTAAAGACATGTTGAAGTCTTTGTATTGTAACAAGTctgaaatttacatttttgtggcAAAAATGGCTcgtatttcaaaataaaaggtatTAGTACCTCCTCTACCTTAGCCTGCTTACTGCTCCACTTGAAAATAGCCCCTAGTGATCAACCGCTAATGACGTAGACAGAGGAGAACATTCTGGATGGTGCAGCTAAAACCATTGAATAAAACCTTAAGGAGGTGACCAATTTCAAGCATTACATTGGCTGTATGTTTAAGATTGAAGGCTCACATGTGAACCAGAAGTCAGGACTATTGACAACATAGTAATCAGAGATCACTTTAAATCGTAGAAGAGAACATATTGGAATGGAAAACATGCACACAGACCTGGAAATGCTAACTGCAGTGCTAACAAAGAGAATTTTGCAACTATAGCTTTACATTTACAGATCTTTAGATCTTTTCATTGGAATATATCTACCAAGATAAGATAGATAAATAATAAGCATATATACAATTAGGCTAAGAAATATTGGAAAATTGAATAACTCTGTCCACCGACCCTCTTCCAGGTCCTAAgcttaaacactttttaaaaataaagtcgtAAAGTCGTagtattacgactttattcatAGTAATAACGGAAAGgtcaacaaaccaaacaaactgcAGAATAGGGTTGGGCTGATTCCAGTTCTTCATCCAGACTTCCTAAATGTGGTCAACTTAACCTGCCCTCCTCTCCTTTTCCACATCACTGTCCCTCCTTTCATCGTTTTCTGTGTTGACCTTCACTGAGCAGCAGCTACTGTGTGTCTCTGTGACTGCAGGACGCCGGGGAAATGGTTCTCTTCCTGATCGGCGGACTGAAGCTGATCATTCAGTTACTGAAGTCACCAAGCAACAAGGTGCTGACAAGCATTTGTGCCGTCATTGCCAAACTAGCCAAAGACAAGGAGATCCTGGACGTCCTCTCTGATCGCGGGGTTGTCCCCCTGCTGGCCGGGCTGACTAACACAGTAAGAACATGTCGCTactgacaacaaagcagcttttACTCTCTGAATACTGGGATTCTGTCTGGTTTACAGTCAGGTTGAAGTTTAGTTGGTGTTTTCCTTGCAATTTCTTCAAATATCAGCTGATCCGGAGGATGTTGTTGGTCAAGAATTTCTTCCTGTTCTCCTCTCTGCAGACTGATGACAGACTCCGCTGCCACCTGGCCGAGGCCATCGGCCACTGCTGCATGTGGAGCTCCAATAGGGCATGCTTTGGTGACCATGGAGCCGTTGGCCCTCTGGTTTATTACCTGGAGTCGAACGACAATTTGCTCCTCCTTAACACAACCATGGCCCTGTACCAACTGTCCAAAGACCCCAACAACATCATCACCATGCATGAGGAAGGAGTCGTTGAGGTCAGTTGGGCTTCCTCTTTGACTGGATACCTGCGTCTTCATTAAGTCCTAATTTGTTGCTCATTTCCAGTTTCGAGTCTGTTTCACAGCTTTGAGGCTAATTTTAGCATAGCTGCATTGAGGAAAATGTGCTTTAGTCTCCTGCCGCCCTTGTTTCAGTGATGTGTGAAAAACACAGAGTGATAAACTTTGAGAGGCTGAGACTATTTTCAGAGCCTTTGACCGATGGAGCAGAAACAGTCGGTGAAAACAAGTTTCCACTTTCCAGCCATCATGGGAATTGAGAAAAGCAAACAGCTCAGTGTGTGCAAAGTGCCAACCCTACACTGGACCCTAGATGCCATTGCAGCACAAGGCAAAGGACTGTAGCTGGGGGCAACTGTTGCTAAGGGTTGTTGCTTTACCTCAGGGCAGAATGCAGCAGCAATATGTTTCAGACCAAGGACTGATGGAGAAACGGCTGAGAGTTGAAACCCATCCAtggttctgtttattttcctcaCAGTTGGTTACATCCACCAGACTTTTCATTGGGGCCATCATGTCTTCCAACCAGGAGCTACTTCTGTATTTTCCTGCTCAACTCCTCACACTCTATTTGTGTCTCTCAGTAAAATAGATTGAACGTTAAGACGATGCTGTGACTGAAGTCTTGTTATGAAGgataaaatgttcatgttggtAAAACCTTGCTGTCTGATCCTTTCATTAAATGAGGTTTTACAGAAAACCTACCACATAAAAATCCATCTGTGACCACAAGTGTGTGAAACGGTCTCCCAGTACCAACTGGACTCTAAACTCGGAGCTGGTTCTGCAGCTGAAGCCAGATGTTCCCATGTTCATTGAACTGGTTTACTTGAACTCAGAAGCAGCAGCCATGATGGGTCAGCTGTTCTCAGAGTTCAACCCAGTTTACAAAAGCTGCTGAAATCAAATGTGTTTAGAGTTTGAGCCGCAACAAAAACTGGACCATTTCTTTATGTGTCTATATTAGTGTGTGAAACACTCCTTctttttagtgtgtgtgtgtgtgtgtgtgcttgttatTAGTGTTGCAGCTCAGAGTTGCAACACTTCACCATGAGGTATTTTTGGACTTTACAGAGCTTAATCACCAAAGACCCTgtagctgcagcagctcagcagtTTATCTGAATGTCAGACATGGAAACACAACACAGATCGCCTGATTGGTCAGATTGAACTTCATCTCAGCTCCTCTGAACAGGGAAGCTGATACTAACCTGTCTGAGTCCAGAGGAAACACACTGTGTGGGAGCTTGTCTGTCTCCACAGCTGAGTGTGTTGCTCTAACTCTGGACTTCATGATTTAGTGagatcatatttttttcttctcctgttggataaaaaatgaaaacaaccaGAAATGATGGAGCTGCTTCTCTCAGGGGAAATGCACTCCAACCAAAACACCAAACGCCTCTCAGTTTGATCTAATGTCTGCTCTCAGGATCTCCCACTTTCCTCTGGATGAGCCTCGTTTTGTGTTGTGTATCAAATCAAGCTGCCTTCCTCCTGGCCTGTATGTTGCCTCCAAAGTTCAGGGAATTGTTTGCTGAAGCCATACATCCATTCAGACGGATTCAGACAGCTGCTTGTGTTAAACAGCCTCTTTCATAAGCAAAGCTTTGTGAAGGAAATTGCTGAAAATTACTAAATGCAAACCGTAATTATTGGTAATTTGCAGCTGAATGTTTTCCAGAATGCAGCCTTTGCCAGGTCCTGGTGTGTATTTTAGGATTTTACTAATCTAAATGAGAAAAACGTTTGCTCTTTAGTTGCTCTGAGTTCCCCTCTCACCCTGGCACGGTGTGTTTTCATCTGATTCTTCTCTCATGTTTTGTTCTTCTGGAGATTTGATAAAATGAGCCTAAAGAGGAACCAGGAGTACCTGGAGATTCAGCCTCACAggttttcttttagtttgtAGAGAATCTATTTTCAGCTTGTGGCTGTGCTGAGCAGATGATACAGGAGCTGTGGCTACAGCTTTACTAGGACCATCATAATTTAAGTCCAACGTCTCAGAGCCTTTGACTGAAGCTTCTGTCCCTCTTGTTGTTCAGCTCTAACAGACTCTGGGTTCAACATGAaacttttcctccttttcctctttgGAGACCCAGAAAAAGCAGCTCAGCATCTGTGGCTGACTGGAGGCTGCAGGGAATGTTGTTTACCTGGACTTCTGCACCAAGTTCCCCTCGACCCGGCTGAACACAGCCGTCTGTCTGTCCTGTTTGCCTCCACAGCTGAGTGTAAAACATGGGGAAGCTGGGAAGGGAGACTCACTGGAAACATCTTCAGAACtcctgctgcagttttcaaaCGCTAAGCAAGTGTTGATGTTCCTTCAGTCAGGGAATGTCTAATAAGTGCTGGATTATATTCCCAGAGATCCCAGCTGGGAGGGAGAGATGGAGCTGGAAGAAAGGCTGCAAGGAGAGACGTGCTTATCTTAGCCTAGCTTTGCTCTTCAGGAGACCTTATTTGGCCCCGTCTGAATAACACGCCACCAGGCTGGCAAATAAAGCAACCCTGGCACTTCTCAGGCATCCTGTTTTTCACTAAAGAGCCTTGTTTAGGGAGCTGCATGTTttctggagctgctggagggaaaTGTGCTGCTGGAGATCTGATGAATGGGACAATAATCCTGCTAAATGTGTCTTATATAAATAATTCTCATCTGGAGTTTACAAAGAGGATCTGACTTGTTAGTCTGCTGCTCACCTTCTTCCCCAAACTTATGTGATTTTAGTCAGGAAGGAGGATGTTAGTTTCTCTGTTGAATTGGACTCAGGCTGTCCAtctttcctttgttttcctGTCTCTGTTTATCTTTGTGCTGAAATTCATGGgaatgttttctctctgtccCTCAGTCTGTTGGTTATCCTCATTATGTAACATGTAGAAAACCTGGTCAGCTGGTGGAGATCAGACtgaatttatccagaaaataatgtttaagtTGCAGCTCAGATTGTTGGACACAGACAAGCTGACGACACAATGAAATGAGTCTCTTTCTGCAGGGacatttttaaagcatgttTGTGAATTTAACTCTTTGGACGTCCTCTGCTCTTAAAAAAAGATCCAAATCACTCTGAACCACATGGACCAAAGAGTGAAGGTTCTTGCTGCCGTCTGTCAGAGATCAGCATGTCGAATAaaatccttccagtttttccCTGAGTATCCTGCTTCATCTGCAATTTaaccaaagttttttttaacacatttgttATCAACCAGAAGATCCTCTGCCTTTCTTTGCTCCT
This portion of the Xiphophorus hellerii strain 12219 chromosome 21, Xiphophorus_hellerii-4.1, whole genome shotgun sequence genome encodes:
- the LOC116712247 gene encoding armadillo repeat-containing protein 4-like, which gives rise to MRTGGLCIIFTWTHSLPEKTFHSPQGTLSQTPPPAAVYVMVLHIFLEYKALHMLIGLLTDQPEEVLVNVVGALGQFAQIQANKAAICNGGGIRALINLLNGTNQALLVNVAKAVGACATERDNVAIIDQLDGVRLVWSLLKNPNAEVQASAAWAICPCKGTPSQPSSVFLRKSFLCVGGSVALAAPSLACTVHTPHPLAWNHRAHTLH